The sequence TGATTATAGACGAATATGGCAGCTTGACACTCCAATAGAGGGAGGAGGCTTTGTGTGTGGGGCAACGCAAGGCCAATAGCTGAGCAAGGCCTGATGTGCCGTGGCCCAATCTGACTCCATGGCTTGATGACTGGACGAAGGCAGTGGTCCCAGTGAGATGACTGGACGAAGCCAGTGGTCCCAGTGTGATGACTGGACGAAGCCAGTGGTCCCAGTGTGATGACTGGACGAAGGCAGTGGTCCCAGTGTGATGACTGGACGAAGCCAGTGGTCCCAGTGAGATGACTGGACGAAGGCAGTGGTCCCAGTGAGAGACTGGACGAAGGCAGTGGTCCCAGTGTGATGAATGGACGAAGGCAGTGGTCCCAGTGTGATGACTGGACGAAGGCAGTGGTCCCAGTGTGATGACTGGACGAAGGCAGTGGTCCCAGTGTGATGACTGGACGAAGGCAGTGGTCCCAGTGTGATGACTGGACGAAGGCAGTGGTCCCAGTGTGATGACTGGACGAAGCCAGTGGTCCCAGTGTGATGACTGGACGAAGCCAGTGGTCCCTGTGTGATGACTGGACGAAGGCAGTGGTCCCAGTGTGATGACTGGACGAAGGCAGTGGTCCCAGTGTGATGACTGGACGAAGGCAGTGGTCCCAGTGTGATGACTGGACGAAGGCAGTGGTCCCAGTGTGATGACTGGACGAAGGCAGTGGTCCCAGTGTGATGACTGGACGAAGGCAGTGGTCCCAGTGTGATGACTGGACAAAGGCAGTGGTCAGTGTGTGGTGGAAGGTCAGGACTGGGCCTAGTGGGGCTTTTCCTCTGGGCAGATGAGGAGGATGTGGGGTGAGAGAGCCAACATGGCTGATAGCTTCTTGTATTATCCTGGCCACAAGCAAGACAAGTAATATGAGAGACTGCTTCTCCTAGAAATGTGTAGATGATACAAATCAGATTTTGAATAGCAAACAATGTTTATTGAGGCCTTTGATCAAATCTTTCCTGTGCAGCATGTCATACTCCAGTACCATGTGCCGCTCCCCCTGGAGGGTTAAGATTGGTTAGCTCCCCTTAAAAGATATGAGTCATCACCTAAAGGTAGGTTTGGTGCTGCATGGAATCGTCAACACTCAAAGCCTTGCTCTTGTTTTGCTTGCTGTGCCCATTTAATTCCACAGTTCATCGTTGAACCTATCTATTTTGAAAGTCAATCTGAAAAGTGAATCGCAAATCAGCAGCATGTAGCATGGCCATGTTTCCtgtacataaacaaacaaaatacagcATCTCTAATCACAGAAGTGACTGTCTGAGCATGAATACAGCAGCCATTGGGTCAAATATCCAGATGTGCACAATTTCTGGTAATGCTCTGAGTGAGGTGTCCATATGTTGTATCTTTTACCAAAAGGCACATTCATTATCCTATTAATATCACAATTTAAAGTCTAATACCTTGTGgtcatttatttaataatttatttttgtaaaccTTTTGAGATTCTTGCTGTTGAGCTCACAACACAGATTGCTGAATCACAACCAGCTGGTGTGTCAGACACACTTTTTTAAAGCTTAGTGCTATTTATAGCCATCTATGGGACTAGACGTAACATTTACAAAGCTGAGTCTGTTTTTTTGCCATGCAGGTATAGGACTACTAGCTAGTCTTCATTGAGTTCTTGTGTGTTCCACTAATCATAATCAGCTAAAAATGATGTAAATGTTGCCGTATCATTTGTCATATTTTGTATAGAATGATCATGTCTGATCATgcttcaaaacattttttatgtttatatttatttacatttattttaggcAAAGCAACATAggcgattttttttatatatatatttgtattgtaataAAGTGCATATAGCTACTCtgacagttgttttttttgtttatcccAGACGGCATGTAGGTCATAAATCGTCACCGCCGCTAACTAAGTCTTAAAGGGAATTGTAGTTTATCTTTCGAAGGAACGTTGGGCATCCATTGGGAACAAcgccaccacaagactacaagTACCAGACTTCAGAACGCGGAAGCACGGCTGCAAAACACCCAACGTGACTCCTTTAGTACCAAACATGGCTCATCTCCTCAAGAAGAGGAAACTGGATAAAAATGTCCAGGAGAACCTGTACTTCGACAGCTACTCTGACGTGACCATCCATGAGGAGATGATCGCGGACCATGTGCGGACCAACACGTACCGGACGGCCATCCTGCGGAGCAGCGACTCGATCCGGGGCCGGGTGGTGCTGGACGTGGGCGCGGGCACCGGTGTGCTGAGCATGTTCTGTGTGCAGGCCGGGGCCAAGAAAGTATACGCCGTGGAGGCATGTTCGATCGCTGAGCAGGCGGTGAAAATCGTCAAACAGAATCAGATGGATGACAGGATCGAGGTGATCAGAGGCACCGTGGAGACCATCGATCTACCCGTGGAAGGCGTGGACGTGATCGTGAGCGAGTGGATGGGATACGCGCTCCTGCACGAATCCATGCTTAACTCGGTGCTTTACGCGCGGGACAAATGGCTCAAACCGGGAGGCCTCATGCTGCCATCCAAAGCTGAGCTGTACATCTCCCCGATCAATGATCTAGTGGTGGAGGACCGGTTGAACTTCTGGTGCACCGTGAAGGACCAGTACGGCATCGACATGTCTCCGATGTCCGAGTTCGCCAAGAAATGCATCATGAACAATGACATCGCCATCAACCTGGTGACGGTGGAGGACGTGCTGTCTCACCCTTCCAGACTGGCCGAGCTGGACCTGCACACCGTGACCCCGGAACAggtggcctcggtccgggggaCGTTCTCCTGCGAGTGTTTCGGCTCCGCGGCGGTGAACGCGCTGTGCGTCTGGTTCACGGTCAGCTTCCCCGGTGACGACAAGCCGCTGGTACTCTCCACGTCCCCATTCAAACCCGAGACGCACTGGAAACAGGCCGTGCTGTACCTGGACTCGCCCAGGGACGTGATGCAGGACACGAAGGTTGTGGGGGAGATCCACATGTACCCCTCTGAGGAGAGTGCTCGCCATATATGCATCCATGTGGAGTGTGCAATCGGAGAGCATAAAAAGCAGTCCAAAACATTCTCCATCCCCGACGGCTACTCAGAGGCCCAGCAGTAGTGCTGAGTGGCTGACGTGATCCACGCAACATGTGTCATTATTGGGCCAGTTTTACAACCATTCTGTCCCTGTATTTTTAAGTGCTGTTTAGGAAACTCTATGACGCGTGCAAAGACGGGCAGATTGCAAAGACATGAAGTCCAAGATAAATGGATAACAACTAGGCCTACTCATAGCTGTCAAAGCTGAGATCACTGAGTTGACCTGCCTAAAAACGAGAAATGAGAGGGATTAACTAATAGCGTAAGAGAATATTATGTAAAACGAAAGTTGAAggagaattgttttattattcacaCTCAACTCAATGcctaataaattgtattaaacctaatcctttttttcttttccactATGCACTGCAATTCCCTTCCAATGTATTATTACAACCCTTAAAGTGGGGTTGTGTTTTTCTAAATagctttttatttaaaatatctTAAAATGATGTAAAATATTGCTTAAGGTCCAAggtaatgttttttatttttaaatgttttcctctaggcagcaaaaaaacacattgccaAAAGAAAATGTAAAGTTAGGGCAGGCTGGTTAAATAGCCAACTGTATTTTCTCACACGGGTCTTTTCATCATCAAGATAACATGTATGGCTCCTAAACCTTTCAGGGGCTGCAATCCTAGGTTTTCTAACTGCTTGCCACTGGAAAAGTTTAACTGCTGTATGGCAACCAGACAAGGCAAAACCAACCAGTCTGGTCTTGCATCATGTATCACAGCTCTATTGTGTTAGTAATATACAACGCTGTCTTTGTATCATGTTATATAATTTTAACGTTTTGAAAGGTGCTTCATGAATAAGGGTTATTGTCATGTTTATGTTAATTACATGAAGTAGTTCAATATAAATGCTCACAAATGAAATCTGTGTAGAGCGTTGAACACAATGACAATGATATGACCATCAAACAGACTGATACAGTTTGCCCCATACGTCATCActcagtacgtttacatgcacagcttaatATGATTAAAGCCATAGTTAGAATATGCTCTTCAATTGGACAAAGGCAATTGTTTGATTATACATTGCAATGTGAAAATTGATTCATTGGCCGAAGCGTCGGAGTAGCTGCGGGAGTCCGCATACGGCAAGAATCCCTTTCTCCctcatgtcgcggttcaatctgggcttcagagagtcaaagccaaagttcctttcccccaattccttccccaacatggccgagataacctcCAATACGAGTCTTTACTTAATGTGGAAGTAAGCTACCAGAGAGTCTGAGAACCCAACACAGTCtaagattcataatattagACAATATCCCCGTCTGTTCGGTGCGAATGAATTAAGATCATAAACACgtcggaagaaaaaaacatttattttgagaaatgtgcccgaagttactagGCCTACCTtacaacctcgttgatgacctacatttagaaaaacatgcacatttaattcagccttggtttAAATCGAAGAgtagtgtgtgcatgtcttaTAGGGGGTAACTACATTGGCACGACACCGGCTTCCTCAATCTTCTGCGCCACCTTTTAAAATCAACCGCTCCTGCTAATGGGCCCCGGAAAATATCTCCCAGCATGCGCAGAACGCAAAATCCAATTCCAATTCGATTGACCGTCAACGTGCACgcttaaaggttgcataggtgatttgcttttttggccatttttgcaaaattacttgaaatccttatcataacccgcttacagccactgagttag is a genomic window of Gadus chalcogrammus isolate NIFS_2021 chromosome 23, NIFS_Gcha_1.0, whole genome shotgun sequence containing:
- the prmt6 gene encoding protein arginine N-methyltransferase 6; translation: MAHLLKKRKLDKNVQENLYFDSYSDVTIHEEMIADHVRTNTYRTAILRSSDSIRGRVVLDVGAGTGVLSMFCVQAGAKKVYAVEACSIAEQAVKIVKQNQMDDRIEVIRGTVETIDLPVEGVDVIVSEWMGYALLHESMLNSVLYARDKWLKPGGLMLPSKAELYISPINDLVVEDRLNFWCTVKDQYGIDMSPMSEFAKKCIMNNDIAINLVTVEDVLSHPSRLAELDLHTVTPEQVASVRGTFSCECFGSAAVNALCVWFTVSFPGDDKPLVLSTSPFKPETHWKQAVLYLDSPRDVMQDTKVVGEIHMYPSEESARHICIHVECAIGEHKKQSKTFSIPDGYSEAQQ